The proteins below come from a single Parageobacillus thermoglucosidasius genomic window:
- a CDS encoding DUF5085 family protein, producing the protein MEIRFFAILSDPTDEIMVAEIFLSIAEDHFQVPEDENIFFRSYFSIYPMIMTRIVQHIEEQSQVKYWELIEYMNNHNLKQRTPVFVGFKATKSGKIYAEMSVGIESPLS; encoded by the coding sequence ATGGAAATACGTTTTTTTGCCATTCTTAGTGATCCGACAGATGAAATCATGGTAGCGGAAATATTTCTCTCCATTGCCGAAGACCATTTTCAAGTACCAGAGGACGAAAACATCTTTTTTCGCAGTTATTTTTCCATTTATCCAATGATTATGACACGAATTGTGCAACATATAGAAGAACAATCGCAAGTGAAATATTGGGAATTAATCGAATACATGAACAATCACAATTTGAAGCAACGGACACCAGTATTTGTCGGCTTTAAAGCAACCAAGTCAGGAAAAATTTATGCGGAGATGA
- a CDS encoding T7SS effector LXG polymorphic toxin, translated as MKVLDVQGQGGSEKTSGAFWKAMKVLDVQGLHEAIDKIISELQRKNAQMKNIRQSIQQFISLEGSLKGKGGEAIRNYYEDVHIPFLTYWEMFSEEFEAVLKQMKMELQA; from the coding sequence ATGAAAGTATTAGATGTTCAGGGACAAGGTGGATCCGAAAAAACATCAGGGGCATTCTGGAAAGCAATGAAAGTATTAGATGTTCAGGGATTGCATGAGGCAATCGACAAAATCATCAGCGAATTGCAAAGAAAAAACGCCCAAATGAAAAACATTCGCCAAAGCATCCAACAGTTCATTTCTTTGGAAGGCTCCTTAAAGGGAAAAGGGGGAGAGGCGATTCGAAACTACTACGAGGATGTGCATATCCCCTTTCTCACTTATTGGGAAATGTTTTCGGAAGAATTCGAAGCGGTTTTAAAACAAATGAAAATGGAACTTCAAGCGTAA
- a CDS encoding YwqI/YxiC family protein — MSGEIKIVYEEVESSITNMERATQSLEPVFPSSLGGENALDVVTRLNELMQALQQTFLAYKELLIQNEIDTRQSVQMMRRTDEEVATGISRPSH; from the coding sequence ATGAGCGGTGAAATAAAAATCGTATATGAGGAAGTCGAAAGCTCGATTACCAATATGGAAAGAGCGACGCAATCTCTGGAGCCGGTTTTCCCATCTTCCCTTGGTGGGGAAAATGCACTAGACGTTGTTACAAGACTGAATGAACTCATGCAAGCATTGCAACAAACTTTCTTGGCATATAAGGAACTATTGATACAAAACGAAATCGATACACGGCAATCTGTACAAATGATGCGCCGTACAGACGAAGAAGTAGCTACTGGCATTTCCCGCCCATCGCATTAA
- a CDS encoding iron-containing alcohol dehydrogenase family protein yields MDMIEVRGAPNYYVCESGVLTHLEALLQKHGFKNVFVICGERSWKAAEPYFPKNGKLTYSFFRYNGECSLAEIERLSSLSVHFDVIIGIGGGKVLDLAKAVANQTHLDVVLIPTLASTCAAWTPLSVIYDENGTFIRYDIFPKSTLMVLVDTRILLHSPVVYLRAGIADTLAKWYEADCIIRQLSNPPLSVKIAHQTAYLCKTELLEHSRAAINDLVEKRDTLSFRKVIETIIMAGGMVGGFGDQYGRIAAAHSVHNGLTKVPETHHLLHGEKVAYGILVQLALEENWDEIHYLLPFYRDLKLPYTLKQLGLDATEKEKLTYIAEEIVQPHESIHLMNIPVDSEKIVQAFYQLEKLEV; encoded by the coding sequence ATGGACATGATCGAAGTTCGCGGTGCTCCTAATTATTATGTATGTGAAAGCGGAGTGTTGACTCATCTTGAAGCTTTACTGCAAAAACATGGTTTTAAAAATGTTTTTGTCATTTGCGGAGAACGGTCATGGAAAGCCGCTGAACCATACTTCCCTAAAAACGGCAAATTAACCTATTCCTTTTTCCGGTATAATGGAGAGTGTTCTCTGGCTGAAATTGAACGGTTATCGTCACTTTCTGTTCATTTTGATGTTATCATTGGAATTGGCGGCGGAAAAGTGCTGGATTTGGCGAAAGCCGTTGCCAATCAAACACATCTGGATGTCGTATTAATCCCAACGCTTGCTTCTACTTGCGCAGCTTGGACACCTCTTAGCGTGATTTATGATGAAAACGGAACATTTATTCGCTATGATATTTTTCCAAAATCAACGTTAATGGTGTTAGTGGATACAAGAATATTGTTACATTCACCAGTTGTTTATCTCCGAGCCGGAATTGCGGATACACTTGCCAAATGGTATGAAGCTGATTGTATCATCCGTCAATTAAGCAATCCTCCCCTTTCTGTAAAAATCGCCCATCAAACGGCTTATCTGTGCAAAACGGAGTTGCTCGAACATAGTCGAGCAGCCATAAACGACTTAGTAGAAAAACGCGATACTTTATCATTTCGCAAAGTAATTGAAACGATTATTATGGCAGGCGGCATGGTTGGAGGGTTTGGTGATCAATATGGCCGAATAGCAGCGGCCCATTCCGTTCATAACGGATTAACGAAGGTGCCCGAAACGCATCATTTACTTCATGGAGAAAAAGTCGCATATGGAATTCTCGTACAGCTCGCCCTTGAAGAAAATTGGGATGAAATTCATTATCTGCTTCCATTTTACCGGGATTTAAAGCTTCCTTATACTTTAAAACAACTCGGTCTTGATGCAACAGAAAAAGAAAAACTAACTTATATTGCCGAAGAGATCGTCCAGCCACACGAATCTATTCATCTTATGAATATTCCGGTTGATAGCGAGAAGATCGTCCAAGCATTTTACCAACTGGAGAAGTTAGAAGTTTAA
- a CDS encoding 4a-hydroxytetrahydrobiopterin dehydratase — protein sequence MRLTEEELQAFLRGMEGWKLVEERWIAKKYRFQDYLQGIEFVRRIAAISEEANHHPFISIDYKLVTVKISSWRAKGLTKLDFELAKKYDEVYEKMKD from the coding sequence ATGAGGTTAACAGAGGAAGAATTGCAAGCCTTTTTACGCGGGATGGAAGGCTGGAAGCTGGTGGAGGAGCGATGGATTGCAAAAAAGTACCGCTTTCAAGACTATTTGCAAGGAATTGAATTTGTGCGGCGAATCGCGGCAATTTCGGAAGAAGCAAACCATCATCCGTTCATTTCCATTGATTACAAGTTAGTCACCGTAAAAATTTCGTCTTGGCGGGCAAAAGGCCTCACAAAACTCGATTTTGAACTGGCGAAAAAATATGACGAGGTTTACGAGAAAATGAAAGATTAA
- a CDS encoding membrane protein, producing MKWKNRPHGAETPYIPAGPFKIRLPFIHYRFEWPDYVQGLLMCAVDLGAITLLTDHLGMPFEVALAVVILNGLLYLLHHLLGDPVIPGWVTPAIPLIVLFVKQFPEGPDRVYALIAFQLTLGILSIILGVTGLASKVVRLVPDAIKSGIILGAGIGAVVSIFEEGGKFESFPYTITICVGFAFYLIFSKHFETLKQKNKIWALLGNLGILPAILLAVIVAPLVGEAKWPDIQWGVSKPDFATLWSEYTVFGLGFPAFSFFVKAIPAVLATYLVVFGDVLKTKALLSESDIVRTDEKVDYNPNRAHLIFGGRNVLMSMIGPDITMCGPMWAAMQVVVIERFKKGKKAMHSFFGGAGSFRWGTNTGLFLLPIVSLVQPILGVALSLTLLVQGYVSVRIGVMQARSQRDLGIAGVVGAILVVKGATLAFAAGILLCILLYGKDFLLGENDRIFTHHSQEAEYKEKEAI from the coding sequence ATGAAATGGAAAAATCGTCCGCACGGTGCTGAAACACCGTATATCCCTGCCGGTCCCTTTAAAATACGATTGCCTTTTATTCATTATCGGTTTGAATGGCCTGATTATGTCCAAGGGTTGCTCATGTGTGCGGTAGACCTTGGGGCTATTACTCTTTTAACAGACCATTTAGGGATGCCATTTGAAGTGGCATTGGCTGTTGTCATATTGAATGGCCTTTTATATTTACTTCATCATCTGCTCGGTGACCCGGTTATTCCAGGATGGGTTACTCCTGCGATTCCTTTGATTGTTTTGTTTGTTAAGCAATTTCCTGAAGGTCCGGACCGAGTATATGCACTTATCGCATTTCAGCTAACTCTCGGAATTTTATCCATCATTTTGGGAGTAACGGGACTTGCTAGTAAAGTGGTGCGTTTAGTGCCGGATGCGATAAAATCAGGCATTATTCTGGGGGCAGGAATTGGAGCTGTCGTATCCATCTTTGAAGAGGGGGGAAAGTTTGAGTCATTCCCTTATACGATCACAATTTGTGTTGGGTTTGCATTTTACCTGATTTTCTCTAAACATTTCGAAACGTTAAAACAAAAAAATAAAATTTGGGCATTGTTAGGGAATTTAGGAATATTGCCGGCTATTCTGCTGGCCGTTATTGTAGCCCCGCTTGTTGGGGAAGCGAAATGGCCGGATATTCAATGGGGGGTAAGTAAGCCTGATTTTGCTACTCTTTGGTCGGAATATACAGTGTTTGGGCTTGGCTTTCCGGCATTCTCATTTTTTGTAAAAGCAATACCTGCTGTTCTTGCTACATATTTAGTTGTTTTTGGAGATGTGCTGAAAACGAAAGCTTTGCTTTCTGAATCGGACATAGTGCGCACAGATGAGAAAGTCGATTATAATCCGAACCGCGCCCATTTAATTTTCGGTGGCCGCAACGTTCTTATGAGCATGATTGGTCCCGATATTACGATGTGCGGACCAATGTGGGCAGCGATGCAAGTTGTCGTAATTGAACGATTTAAAAAAGGAAAAAAAGCAATGCATTCGTTCTTCGGTGGAGCCGGTTCTTTCCGTTGGGGCACAAACACTGGATTATTTTTGCTTCCTATCGTAAGTTTAGTACAACCAATTCTGGGGGTTGCATTGTCGCTGACGCTATTAGTGCAAGGTTATGTAAGTGTCCGAATCGGCGTCATGCAGGCACGAAGCCAGCGTGATCTCGGAATTGCCGGAGTGGTAGGGGCAATACTGGTAGTGAAAGGTGCGACACTTGCTTTTGCAGCAGGCATCCTTTTATGCATCCTGTTATATGGGAAAGACTTTCTACTCGGAGAAAATGACCGGATTTTTACGCATCATTCTCAAGAAGCTGAATACAAAGAAAAGGAGGCGATATGA
- a CDS encoding YdbC family protein, giving the protein MLLKWIRCEVDEEKKAAFSAAQETWRDLQGYPGFLGQIGGWNAAKPQEAWILAFWENLDFYQSFMSDKHDEILERSKQTGTYHNISVDIIEIKQRAEIPYISMAEVLQKSKMLYVISPNRLREKRLFSDTIKHGKHILATFRSAHQLAVLCASMEFHPSEWKNMPHTQVKLESAWTVV; this is encoded by the coding sequence ATGTTGTTAAAATGGATTCGATGTGAAGTGGATGAAGAGAAGAAAGCCGCGTTTTCCGCCGCGCAAGAAACATGGCGCGATTTGCAAGGATACCCTGGTTTTCTCGGACAGATAGGCGGCTGGAATGCTGCAAAGCCGCAAGAAGCGTGGATATTGGCGTTTTGGGAAAATCTTGATTTTTATCAATCTTTTATGAGTGATAAACATGACGAAATTTTGGAGCGAAGCAAGCAAACCGGGACGTATCACAACATCTCTGTGGATATTATTGAAATAAAACAACGTGCCGAGATTCCGTATATTAGTATGGCCGAAGTGCTGCAAAAAAGCAAAATGCTGTACGTTATCAGCCCGAACAGGCTAAGAGAAAAACGACTCTTTTCAGACACGATAAAACATGGCAAACATATATTGGCAACGTTCCGTTCAGCACATCAACTTGCTGTGTTATGTGCATCAATGGAATTTCATCCAAGCGAATGGAAGAACATGCCTCATACACAAGTTAAGCTGGAAAGCGCGTGGACGGTTGTTTGA